The Kitasatospora setae KM-6054 genome contains a region encoding:
- the rpsR gene encoding 30S ribosomal protein S18 codes for MAKPPPRKPKKKVCVFCKDKATYVDYKDTNLLRKFISDRGKIRARRVTGNCTQHQRDVATAVKNSREVALLPYTSTTR; via the coding sequence ATGGCGAAGCCGCCTCCTCGCAAGCCGAAGAAGAAGGTTTGCGTCTTCTGCAAGGACAAGGCCACGTACGTGGACTACAAGGACACGAACCTGCTGCGGAAGTTCATCTCCGACCGCGGCAAGATCCGTGCCCGCCGGGTCACCGGCAACTGCACCCAGCACCAGCGTGACGTCGCCACGGCTGTGAAGAACAGCCGTGAGGTGGCCCTGCTGCCCTACACCTCCACCACGCGCTAA